A single window of Ovis aries strain OAR_USU_Benz2616 breed Rambouillet chromosome 24, ARS-UI_Ramb_v3.0, whole genome shotgun sequence DNA harbors:
- the LOC105610127 gene encoding protein FAM220A-like isoform X1: MRDRCRPLCTRLAEEQGAGAASDRASCRELWSERRQEASPGPADAASWARRPAVDARGDPGKKESSLETKRDPRSASPSPRSGLEALPRWQAAVRRNSASAAAQSNPAGLPSAPAGERSAGLARGVGEAPGTDWPWAVPRPPGSHRGWSLGREPRGSGLLGRQRGSAKGVSEFDPPRALLEKLDSALAPSCLPSILLHAHPLIFLNDETKSVFPGRSEPMFSEPRVEYKKMLSWEKSTSDDLQITVASLAAQAFE, from the coding sequence ATGAGGGACAGATGCAGGCCTCTCTGCACCCGCCTTGCAGAGGAGCAGGGAGCAGGCGCAGCCTCGGACAGAGCCTCGTGCAGAGAACTGTGGAGCgagagaaggcaggaggcgaGCCCTGGCCCAGCAGATGCCGCTTCCTGGGCGAGGAGGCCTGCGGTCGATGCCCGGGGAGATCCAGGAAAGAAGGAGTCATCACTGGAAACAAAGCGTGACCCGCGTAGCGCCAGCCCCTCGCCTCGCAGTGGCCTCGAAGCGCTTCCGCGGTGGCAAGCAGCAGTGCGGAGAAACTCGGCCTCAGCGGCTGCGCAGAGCAACCCTGCGGGTCTGCCCTCGGCTCCGGCAGGGGAGCGGAGTGCGGGACTGGCCCGCGGCGTCGGGGAGGCTCCGGGCACGGACTGGCCGTGGGCAGTGCCCAGGCCCCCTGGCAGCCACAGAGGATGGAGCCTCGGCAGAGAGCCCCGGGGGTCAGGACTGCTGGGCCGGCAGAGAGGGTCCGCAAAGGGGGTTTCTGAGTTTGACCCGCCCCGTGCTCTCCTGGAGAAGCTGGACTCTGCGTTGGCACCCTCTTGCCTGCCATCCATCCTGCTGCATGCTCATCCCCTAATATTCTTGAATGATGAGACGAAAAGTGTTTTCCCTGGCCGCTCAGAGCCCATGTTTTCAGAGCCAAGAGTAGAATACAAGAAAATGCTTTCATGGGAAAAAAGTACCTCAGATGATCTGCAGATAACAGTGGCGTCACTGGCTGCACAAGCTTTTGAATGA